In the Lates calcarifer isolate ASB-BC8 linkage group LG24, TLL_Latcal_v3, whole genome shotgun sequence genome, one interval contains:
- the si:ch211-285f17.1 gene encoding sickle tail protein homolog isoform X3, giving the protein MSKASRLARPPSAGAGSKLPSPRKECPGTAAAAGRARVLSVGEKLMRAGSDGILNRQKSLTATMPQDKAQCETQTETQAPNQSPGEAKGQNMEMVPPKSRISPPKASTQQQGAVQKQNKSNLKVTSPEDAEHVSRRQASPNGTPPTRGDAKGSRTVPRRHTLGGARSSREILAMQPSDMDKKREAFLEHLKQKYPHHASAIMGHQERLREQSRSPKHGPSSQPSVGDQVDHLSLASLESLDAMSEADAPTAFTRGSRVRASLPVVRSTNQTKDRSLGVLYLQYGDETKQIRMPNEITSIDTVRALFVSAFPQQLTMKMLESPSVAVYVKDDMRNMYYELSDVRNITDHSCLKVYHKDPAQAFSHGPRPANGDARMHSDGQHPLRQPPMGPPTHHPMQGVLPPSPHSMPPSPSRIPFGPRQGSIPGSATIPRDRLSNANPPARSISPCPSAILERRDVKPDEDMGGKSHSLARGNEGLYADPYLLQEGRMSMATAHGPHPNPGLDGPDHGMGGFHRASIRSTSSYGGPSPTDTMDHPSLYRQKSRNSQLPTLGSKTPPPSPHRMAEVRLIDIHGGPPPHGVPPHGVPMERGSPVRQSFRKEEVTGTKPRNNMGSPVVSDLPAHLQGPIPPAGDHQTRERMKAMEQQIASLTGLVQHALLKGPNTSGTKEPLSERPPKTSSPVHSAHSSGGSPVLAPKSSAAPPDKASVPLKVNLLQFRKNVSDLRMQLHQMRQLQLQNQEALRVQLKRAEQEISVKLAEAMRRLEDPVQRQRALVEEDRHKYLGLEERVLTQLGELEQYVGSLQRDSAATHRVVTLKDVEEGAVTLRKVGESLAGLKGEFPALQTRMRAVLRVEVEAVKFLKEEPHKLDSMLKRVKSLTDTLSSLRRHATEGSQKGSDPSANIPVDNSPSAVASEAPAEALPVSVQPTSTSATLELQSSTIRSEVMPSSPVVIHHVQSSPVLMQQSQQSAALTAQPSPPLTPSPNQAPSPNLSKSQGRESPKGASSDPPSPARHKKTQGNPVNNGNQDLVIEELQTSQDKSKNRAMSIEAAEKEWEERRQNMGHYDGKEFEKILQEAQANMMKGIPSLEVEENPALPPAANAEQADVHNLAESPTGDLQPEPNSDKTVKKGPEKLLKPSMEKPAKPVLERSSKTATKPAPTDSLTKQGSEKSSKSPPPPPPRKTYPTSSSGMTTTRSGEVVYTSRKGSVSAQEGEEEVQPPTPQPKPAKVPPETKPKPATPPPVTASVTREEEDEGDKIMAELQVFQKCTVKDVGAKNLVEPTPRIEPQIKELRPGALLPLKEKKQSSEPIREDKDPDTDENGNTTMRQSQGVIYYVTGQIPKDHPPPSGTEETPEHQEPTQPPTQVSNVNVNDNSPSQEQQQQQPQSPPPKSPPPITPPPISPKPVGLNGFKLPKKQVKRSESLKTRAEMERGKMLNKINTEKKSKIIQEQVSSSKNIIPEPVEATTSTLKEVPKSSVAPTNKAPSEDSEPPKANCVDEDEGASLSPDLPGEEAPPPPDNIAFMITNTKVQALSCGEYQELVNAKKGTVQTVTVGGAANRGSTAASPTEPQDNGFNKKPVIIIFDEPMDIRSAYKRLSTIFECEEELDRMLAEERIEEESEESDTERNGGLQVKAGGTEMVDGKKASSAQGSADHASLSSSSSSSISELTDSGINLESNGDVKQDSKKKFKFRFPKKQLAALTQAIRTGTKSGKKTLQVVVYEDEEESDGTIRQHKEAKRFEIVRSKSLADSPKTSSAVLKRQSSESLCRTDEIRKNTYKTLDSLEQTIKQLETTISEMGPRSPEEPVSVEEAKAGNGKSSEGVGLKRSSSLPTSRGSGPKVPSKNSLQKKTKPQLLPRPVVVPTTTTTTASTTTTVPSAPSTIQQNTSVASPTSRMPVPLSAKSRQSPSTTDKAGKQQKLQDAQRQFRQANGSAKRVGGDHKTTSPTIPISKIPAFYPSSTKGSSQSAQNSDATNPINPSSSSSSLTKSSILSSHTPRSGSLPSSHIPSLSNGSLKLPTPSQHTGKALSFSSQTQNGRVHSSSSSSFSSSSSSSSSSPSPLSPTPLGPGGKSIRTIHTPSFTSYRSHNGSSGKSCIPTATAAKDTT; this is encoded by the exons AGCAGAAGCCCAAAGCACGGACCCAGCTCCCAGCCCAGCGTCGGCGACCAGGTTGACCACCTCTCCCTGGCCTCCCTGGAGTCACTGGATGCCATGTCGGAGGCCGACGCGCCTACAGCCTTTACCCGCGGCAGCCGGGTTCGTGCCAGCCTGCCCGTCGTGCGATCGACCAACCAGACAAAGGACCGCTCACTAG gTGTGCTGTACCTGCAGTACGGGGACGAGACCAAACAGATCCGCATGCCCAATGAGATCACCAGCATCGACACGGTCAGAGCTCTGTTTGTTAGTGCCTTCCCACAGCAGCTCACCATGAAGATGTTGGAGTCGCCCAGTGTCGCTGTCTACGTCAAAGACGACATGAGGAATATGTACTACGAGCTCTCTGATGTCAG GAACATCACAGACCACTCCTGCCTGAAGGTCTACCACAAAGACCCAGCACAGGCGTTCAGCCATGGGCCCAGACCTGCCAATGGTGATGCCAGG ATGCACAGTGATGGACAGCACCCTCTGAGACAACCCCCCATGGGCCCCCCAACACACCATCCAATGCAGGGAGTGCTCCCCCCATCTCCCCACTCCATGCCTCCATCCCCCTCCAGAATCCCATTTGGCCCACGACAGGGCTCCATACCTGGCAGCGCCACCATCCCAAGGGACCGGCTGTCTAATGCCAACCCTCCAGCGCGCTCCATCTCGCCCTGTCCCAGCGCCATTCTGGAGAGACGGGATGTCAAGCCAGATGAGGACATGGGGGGGAAGAGCCACAGTCTAGCCAGGGGAAATGAGGGGTTGTATGCAGATCCATACCTGCTCCAGGAGGGACGAATGAGCATGGCTACTGCCCATGGACCACACCCCAACCCAGGGCTCGATGGTCCCGATCATGGCATGGGAGGATTTCACCGTGCCTCCATCCGCTCCACAAGCTCTTATGGTGGTCCCAGCCCCACAGACACTATGGATCACCCTTCTCTGTACAGGCAGAAGTCCAGAAACAGCCAGCTGCCTACTCTGGGCTCCAAGACTCCTCCCCCATCCCCTCACAGGATGGCTGAGGTACGGCTGATTGACATCCATGGTGGACCTCCTCCTCATGGTGTTCCACCTCATGGAGTTCCCATGGAGAGAGGATCACCAGTGCGCCAGTCCTTCAGGAAGGAGGAAGTAACAGGGACCAAGCCCCGGAACAACATGGGATCGCCTGTGGTTTCAGACCTCCCGGCTCATCTCCAGGGGCCCATTCCACCTGCCGGTGACCATCAGACACG AGAGCGAATGAAGGCTATGGAGCAACAGATTGCCAGCTTGACTGGTCTTGTTCAGCATGCACTTTTAAAGGGGCCAAACACTAGTGGCACCAAGGAGCCTCTAAG TGAGAGACCACCAAAGACATCATCTCCAGTCCACAGTGCACATAGTTCAG GTGGTTCCCCAGTCTTGGCTCCCAAAAGCAGTGCAGCCCCACCAGACAAGGCCTCAGTTCCTCTCAAAGTCAACCTCCTGCAGTTCAGGAAGAATGTTTCTGACCTCAGGATGCAACTCCATCAGATGAGACAGCTGCAG CTCCAGAACCAAGAGGCATTACGGGTTCAGCTGAAGCGGGCAGAGCAGGAAATCAGTGTTAAACTTGCAGAGGCCATGCGGCGTCTGGAGGACCCAgtccagagacagagagctttggtggaggaggacaggCACAAGTACTTGGGACTGGAGGAGCGTGTCCTTACACAACTTGG tGAGTTGGAGCAGTATGTAGGCTCTCTGCAGAGGGACTCAGCAGCGACACACAGAGTGGTCACCCTAAAGGATGTGGAAGAGGGAGCGGTGACTCTGAGGAAGGTGGGAGAATCTCTGGCAGGGCTCAAAG GGGAGTTCCCAGCCCTACAAACCAGGATGCGGGCTGTGCTCAGGGTGGAAGTGGAAGCTGTCAAGTTTCTGAAGGAGGAGCCTCATAAACTGGACAGCATGCTGAAAAGGGTCAAGAGCCTAACTGATACACTCAGCAGTCTGAGAAg ACATGCCACTGAGGGTTCCCAGAAGGGGTCTGATCCTTCTGCTAATATCCCAGTGGATAACAGCCCTTCAGCTGTTGCATCAGAGGCTCCTGCAGAGGCTCTTCCAGTCTCAGTCCAGCCTACCTCCACCTCAGCCACACTTGAGCTGCAGAGCTCCACCATCAGATCAGAGGTGATGCCTTCCTCCCCGGTGGTCATCCATCATGTCCAGAGCTCCCCGGTTCTCATGCAGCAGTCCCAGCAGTCTGCAGCCTTGACCGCTCAGCCCAGCCCCCCACTCACCCCCAGCCCCAATCAGGCTCCCAGTCCCAACCTGAGCAAGAGTCAGGGCCGTGAATCTCCTAAGGGTGCGTCCTCAGATCCACCAAGTCCCGCTCGTCATAAGAAGACACAGGGGAACCCAGTGAATAATGGCAACCAGGATCTTGTCATAGAGGAACTGCAGACCAGTCAggacaaaagcaaaaacagagctaTGTCCATAGAG GCAGCGGAGAAGGAGtgggaagagaggaggcagaacaTGGGTCATTACGATGGAAAAGAGTTTGAGAAGATCCTCCAAGAGGCCCAGGCCAACATGATGAAGGGCATTCCCAGTCTGGAGGTAGAAGAGAATCCAGCACTGCCGCCTGCTGCCAATGCTGAACAAGCTGACGTCCACAATCTTGCGGAGTCACCTACAG GAGACCTCCAGCCTGAGCCCAACTctgacaaaacagtgaaaaagggGCCTGAGAAACTTCTGAAGCCTTCGATGGAGAAACCAGCCAAGCCTGTGCTGGAGAGATCCTCCAAGACTGCCACCAAGCCGGCGCCTACTGATAGTCTTACCAAGCAGGGGTCTGAGAAGTCAAGCAAATCCCCACCGCCGCCTCCTCCGAGGAAGACCTACCCCACCTCGAGCTCAGGCATGACCACAACGCGCTCTGGTGAGGTGGTCTACACAAGCAGGAAGGGGTCTGTGTCGGCTCAG gagggtgaagaggaggTCCAACCTCCCACTCCCCAACCCAAGCCTGCCAAGGTTCCACCGGAGACCAAGCCGAAGCCTGCTACCCCTCCCCCTGTTACTGCTTCAGTTaccagagaagaggaggatgaaggggaCAAGATCATGGCAGAGCTCCAG GTTTTCCAGAAGTGCACAGTTAAGGATGTAGGGGCGAAAAATTTGGTAGAGCCCACCCCTCGAATTGAACCACAAATCAAAGAACTAAGACCAGGGGCATTATTGCCCCTCAAAgagaaaaag CAGAGCTCAGAGCCCATTCGAGAGGATAAAGATCCAGACACAGATGAAAACGGGAACACTACCATGCGACAGAGCCAAGGG GTCATATACTATGTGACTGGCCAGATTCCCAAAGATCATCCACCCCCATCAGGGACAGAGGAAACCCCCGAACACCAAGAGCCCACACAGCCTCCAACACAGGTGTCAAATGTCAATGTTAATGACAATTCTCCAAGccaggaacagcagcagcagcagccacagtctCCACCACCCAAATCTCCCCCACCTATAACACCACCACCTATATCTCCTAAGCCTGTGGGACTGAATGGATTCAAACTGCCAAAGAAGCAAGTTAAACGCTCTGAATCACTGAAAACCAGGGCAGAAATGGAGAGGGGAAAAATGCTCAACAAAattaacactgaaaagaaaagtaaaatcatCCAGGAGCAAGTTTCTTCCAGTAAGAATATAATACCTGAGCCTGTGGAAGCCACAACAAGTACATTAAAAGAGGTGCCTAAAAGTTCTGTTGCTCCAACTAATAAGGCTCCTAGTGAGGACAGTGAGCCACCTAAAGCTAACTGTGTGGATGAGGATGAGGGGGCTAGTCTTAGTCCTGATTTGCCTGGGGAAGAGGCACCTCCACCCCCAGACAACATTGCATTTATGATCACTAACACCAAGGTTCAGGCCCTGTCTTGTGGTGAGTACCAGGAACTGGTCAATGCCAAGAAAGGAACAGTCCAGACAGTTACTGTAGGTGGCGCTGCAAACCGAGGGAGCACAGCAGCAAGTCCCACTGAGCCACAGGATAATGGCTTCAACAAGAAGCctgtcatcatcatttttgATGAGCCCATGGACATCCGTTCAGCTTACAAGCGCCTGTCCACCATATTTGAATGTGAGGAGGAACTGGATAGGATGCTAGCAGAAGAGCGCATcgaggaggagagtgaggagtCGGACACAGAGCGGAATGGTGGGCTGCAGGTAAAAGCTGGAGGGACTGAAATGGTTGATGGCAAAAAAGCCAGCTCTGCACAGGGCTCTGCTGACCATGCCAGCTTATCATCCTCGTCTTCGTCTTCGATATCTGAACTAACAGACAGTGGAATAAACTTAGAGTCCAATGGAGACGTCAAGCAGGACAGTAAGAAGAAGTTCAAGTTTAGGTTTCCCAAGAAACAGCTAGCAGCTCTGACCCAGGCGATCCGCACAGGCACCAAGTCAGGCAAGAAGACTCTACAGGTTGTTGTGTATGAAGACGAGGAGGAATCAGATGGTACTATCAGGCAGCACAAGGAAGCAAAGAGATTTGAGATTGTGCGTTCAAAATCTTTAGCAGACTCCCCCAAGACAAGTTCGGCTGTGCTGAAGAGGCAGAGCTCCGAATCCCTCTGCAGGACAGATGAGATCCGGAAGAACACCTACAAGACACTGGACAGCCTAGAGCAGACCATCAAACAGCTGGAGACTACAATTAGTGAGATGGGACCACGCTCCCCTGAGGAGCCAGTCTCTGTGGAGGAGGCTAAAGCAGGGAATGGGAAAAGCTCAGAAGGAGTGGGGCTGAAGAGGTCTTCCTCTCTCCCTACCTCCAGAGGGTCAGGCCCTAAGGTACCCAGCAAAAATTCCTTGCAGAAGAAGACTAAACCTCAGCTCCTTCCTCGCCCTGTAGTCGTCcctactactaccactaccaCCGCTTCCACCACTACCACTGTCCCCAGTGCCCCCAGCACCATACAACAG AACACCAGTGTCGCTTCCCCTACTAGTCGGATGCCCGTCCCTTTGTCTGCGAAGTCCAGGCAGTCGCCGAGTACTACTGACAAAGcaggaaaacagcaaaaactgcAGGACGCTCAGAGGCAGTTCCGACAG GCTAACGGAAGTGCTAAAAGAGTGGGAGGGGATCATAAAACTACTTCCCCTACTATACCCATCTCTAAAATCCCTGCTTTTTATCCTAGCTCTACTAAAGGCAGCTCCCAGTCTGCACAAAACTCAGATGCTACTAATCCTATTaacccttcctcctcctcttcttctttgacAAAGTCCTCTATCCTGTCCTCTCACACTCCACGTTCTGgttccctcccctcctcccacaTCCCCTCCCTGTCTAACGGATCCCTCAAACTCCCCACACCCTCACAGCACACAGGTAAAGCTCTCTCGTTCTCCTCGCAGACTCAGAATGGTCGAGtgcactcctcctcctcctcttcattctcctcctcctcctcatcctcctcctcctccccctcccctctgtcGCCCACACCTTTGGGCCCAGGTGGAAAGAGCATCCGCACCATACACACCCCCAGCTTCACCAGCTACAGGTCCCACAACGGCAGCAGTGGCAAATCCTGCATCccaacagccacagcagctaAGGACACTACTTAG